The sequence GACTGAGCGGAACGGTTTCCGAGGGACGGGAAGGAAAGCTCCACCGCCTGCGGAGCTGGACCAGTTTTCATTCCCTGGGAGAACTCTACGGACGCGTCACCGAAATTCTGGGGATGAAACCCAACGAGCATGAGTACAAGGTGATGGGCCTCGCTCCATACGCCCCGGAAGAGCTCGCGGAGAAGACCTACCGCCTGTTCCGGAAATACGTGGGGCTGAGTCCAGATGGTTTTGCCATCGAGATCCAGTGCAGAAAATGGGGTTTGGGATTGTCACGGCAGCTTGCCAAGGACTTCGGGACGATGCGCTTCGACGCTGTGTCGGCGGGCATCCAGCGCGTCACGGAAGAAGTTGTCGTTGGCCTCGTTCGAAACTGGATCCGGAAAACCGGCATCCAGAACGTCGCCCTCGCCGGCGGTGTCTTCATGAACATCAAGCTGAACATGTTGCTGGCAGAATTGCCGGAAATCGGGGACTTATTTGTCTTCCCGAGTTGCGGGGACGAAAGCATCGCTCTCGGCGCCGCCTATATTTGCCACGTGGAAAATCACGCCGTGGAGGCGAAAAAACTTCCCCAGCCGTTCCGGAACATCTATCTTGGTCCTTCCTACCCGGAGGCGGAAATCGAAAAGTCGCTCCGGAAGTTTGCCAACGAAGTGCTATTCGAACGATACGACGACATCCACCCGCGCCTTGTCGCCCTGCTACGGGACGGCAACATCATCGCGCGCTGCACCGGTAGGATGGAATGGGGGGCGCGCTCCCTCGGAAACCGGTCCCTGCTGGCCGACCCCCGGGATCTGCGGAACGTCCGGAAACTGAACAACGCCATCAAGCAACGGGATTTCTGGATGCCGTTTGCACCGTCGATTCTTGCCGAGAGGCAAGAGGACTATATCGAAAATCCGAAAAAACTCGCCTCCCCTTTCATGATGACGGGATTCCGCAGCAAACCACGGGCCGAGCGGGATCTTCTCGCCGCCTTGCATCCGCGCGATCTGACCTGCCGGCCGCAAATCGTCGAGGCATCCGTCAACCCCGGGTACCACAGGCTTTTGTCCCTGTGGGAACGGGAAACAGGGGTCGGTGGCCTCCTGAACACGAGTTTCAACATTCACGGAGAGCCTATCGTCTGCTCTCCCGGGGACGCGATAGGCACCCTCGTTCGTTCTGGCCTGGATTTCCTCGCCCTGGAAGATTATCTGGTCTGGCGCAGGGACGCAGTGCCCAAAACCCGCACTTGAAACAGATGCGCCATGAGCAGGCGAAAATAAAAAAAAATTTGAAGATCAGTTCGAATTCTTGTCCTTATCCCGCCGAGGCGTTCCCTTTAAAATGGGAGGAGTATGCTTTTCGAACTCATCCACCGCACGGGCATATTCCTCTGGCGATCCGATATCTACCCAGTACCCGTCAAACGGAAACACAACGAGTTTCCGGCCCATCTCGACAATGCGCATGGCCAGACTCGGTAAATCGCATCGTTCGTCTTTTTTCAGCAGGCTGAGAACCTCGGGCTGAAACACGTAAATCCCCATGCTCACCCGGTAACTGTACGTCGGTTTTTCATGGTACGCCGTCAGATGTCCTTGTTCGTCGACATCCAGTATCCCGAGGTCCACCTGGTAGGCCTTGGTGTAGGAGGCGATGGTCCCCATGGCGCCGGAGCGGACATGGTGTTCCGCCAAATCGGCGAAATCCAGCGAGGTGAGAAGATCCCCGTTTAGAACCAGGAAGGGCTCGTTGAGATCCTCGACCAGGGAGAGGGGGCCGGCCGTCCCCAGGGGTTCGTCTTCCCGCGAATAGTCGATCACCATGCCCTCGTACGTGCGGTGTGAAAAATAGGCCATCAGCAATTCGGCCAGATGGCCGACGGCGAGGGTTACGTGCTCAATCCCCGCCGCCTGCAATTGCTGCATGACGATATCAATAATTGGCACATCCCCGATGGGAACCAGTGGTTTCGGGAATGCGAAGGTGAACGGCCGCAGGCGGGCTCCCCTGCCACCGGCAAGAATCACCGCCCGGCGGACCGGGGAGG is a genomic window of bacterium containing:
- a CDS encoding sugar phosphate nucleotidyltransferase, whose product is MAAKKTASPVRRAVILAGGRGARLRPFTFAFPKPLVPIGDVPIIDIVMQQLQAAGIEHVTLAVGHLAELLMAYFSHRTYEGMVIDYSREDEPLGTAGPLSLVEDLNEPFLVLNGDLLTSLDFADLAEHHVRSGAMGTIASYTKAYQVDLGILDVDEQGHLTAYHEKPTYSYRVSMGIYVFQPEVLSLLKKDERCDLPSLAMRIVEMGRKLVVFPFDGYWVDIGSPEEYARAVDEFEKHTPPILKGTPRRDKDKNSN